One Archangium violaceum genomic window, GCTTCTGCTTCTTGGTAGCGCTGGTGGCCGCGCAGCAAGCCGCGGCCAGGGAGGGGGACGGCATCCGGCACGTTCCCGCCTTCGACCTTCCCCTCTCGCCTTACATAAGCCCAGAGGCTCAGGCCGCGGCGCGCGTGGAGATCGCCGAGGGCGATCCGCTCGCGCACATGAGCAACGAGGAGTTGGCCCGGAACATCCAGCAGATCCGCGCCAGCGTGGACATGTCGATCGCACCGCGCGTCGAGGCGCTTCGACAGCGCTACGGCGTGTCGCTCCGCCAGGAGAAGTGGAGCGGGGTACCGGTCACCATCGTGACGCCGAAGGTACCGGTCGCGCGCGGTTTGCTGATCGAACTGCACGGCGGCGGCTTCATCTTCGGCTCGGCGGGCACGCTCGGCATGCTGGAGGCAATTCCGGTCGCGGCCATGACGGGCATGAGGGTGGTGGCGGTGGATTACCGCCTGGGCCCGGAGCACCGATATCCCGCGGCGAGCGAGGATGTCGCCGCCGTGTATCGCGAGGCGCTCAAGCGCCATCGTCCGGGTGACATAGGCCTGTTCGGCTGCTCGTCGGGCGGGGTGTTGACGGCGGAGGCGCTCGCCTGGTTCCAGAAGGAGAAGCTCCCCATGCCGGCGGCGGCGGGCGTGTTCTGCGCGAGCGCCGACGCGCGCTACGGGGGCGACGCGCGCTATGTGGTCGCGGCCGTGAACAATGCGCCGATGCCGAAGCCGGACGGCAGCCTTCCCATCATGGAGGAGCTCTACTACGGCCAGGCGGACCTCGCCGACCCGCTGATCTCGCCGCTCTTCTCGAAAGGCGTGCTGGCGAAGTTCCCTCCGACGCTCTTCATCACCGGCACGCGCGCGGCGGAGCTCAGTGCCGCCGCCCACACCCATTCGCGTCTGACCGCGCTCGGCGTGGAGGCCCGCCTCCACGTCTGGGACGGGATGGGCCATGCCTTCCATCTCAACACCGACCTGCCCGAGGCGCAGGAGGCGCTGGCGGTGATCTCCAGGTTCTTCAAGGCATATGTCGGGCGGGCGGGCCGATGAGACTGGCCACCCCGTGCTCCAGAGCTTCTTTCACGACCCCTGACGGTTCACGGGCACCAAAGGCCGGTT contains:
- a CDS encoding alpha/beta hydrolase is translated as MHDTSVIGPFLRGFCFLVALVAAQQAAAREGDGIRHVPAFDLPLSPYISPEAQAAARVEIAEGDPLAHMSNEELARNIQQIRASVDMSIAPRVEALRQRYGVSLRQEKWSGVPVTIVTPKVPVARGLLIELHGGGFIFGSAGTLGMLEAIPVAAMTGMRVVAVDYRLGPEHRYPAASEDVAAVYREALKRHRPGDIGLFGCSSGGVLTAEALAWFQKEKLPMPAAAGVFCASADARYGGDARYVVAAVNNAPMPKPDGSLPIMEELYYGQADLADPLISPLFSKGVLAKFPPTLFITGTRAAELSAAAHTHSRLTALGVEARLHVWDGMGHAFHLNTDLPEAQEALAVISRFFKAYVGRAGR